One window of the Cryptomeria japonica chromosome 7, Sugi_1.0, whole genome shotgun sequence genome contains the following:
- the LOC131041815 gene encoding GATA transcription factor 17 gives MLQGAAYHPGPLYGNSHYKKFWLKKMQTEESVREPDAFRAPPPESFGGVIFRKCLNDVNCSRLEIKGGSRASFGVPARRSESSQILMQSFEDERHSQGEKQIFDCALSIGVPALREREEDNFAPAVENSGTGMHKFKLHQQRLLRADSDLQTAGNISEKTTEAEFSDGSVTRTCSDCKTDKTPLWRNGPNGPKSLCNACGIRYKKITKQRSASNGDGGMRKNPAKLPSSVRQMTKFIKRKRDNTPELGSQDPAAPRKKSAADMTEAPPISALRGFSNDKQRSSNSLLKRSFGKDEEEGAVLLMGLSCGLVNA, from the exons ATGTTGCAGGGCGCTGCTTACCATCCGGGGCCGTTGTATGGGAACAGCCATTATAAGAAATTCTGGCTGAAGAAGATGCAGACAGAGGAGTCGGTGAGGGAGCCGGACGCGTTTAGAGCGCCGCCGCCTGAAAGTTTCGGCGGTGTGATTTTTCGAAAATGTTTGAATGATGTGAATTGTTCGCGCCTGGAGATTAAAGGCGGCAGCAGGGCTAGTTTTGGGGTTCCTGCTCGTAGATCTGAGAGCAGTCAAATTTTAATGCAGAGTTTTGAAGATGAAAGGCATAGCCAAGGCGAGAAACAGATTTTTGATTGTGCTTTGTCAATCGGTGTGCCTGCTCTCCGCGAAAGAGAGGAAGATAATTTTGCTCCTGCTGTTGAGAATAGCGGCACTGGAATGCATAAGTTTAAGCTGCATCAACAAAGGCTTTTACGGGCCGACAGCGATTTACAG ACCGCAGGAAACATTTCGGAGAAGACGACAGAGGCTGAATTTTCAGATGGAAGCGTGACGAGAACATGCTCCGATTGCAAGACTGATAAAACACCGCTGTGGAGAAACGGCCCCAACGGACCAAAG TCTCTGTGCAATGCTTGCGGCATCCGCTACAAGAAGATCACGAAACAGCGTAGCGCGAGCAACGGCGATGGCGGCATGAGAAAAAATCCGGCCAAACTTCCATCCTCCGTCCGGCAGATGACGAAATTCATCAAGCGCAAGCGAGACAACACCCCGGAGCTCGGATCGCAAGATCCCGCCGCCCCTCGGAAAAAGAGCGCCGCCGACATGACGGAGGCGCCGCCTATTAGCGCCTTGCGTGGATTTAGCAACGACAAACAGCGTAGCTCAAACAGCTTGTTGAAGAGATCGTTTGGCAAAGACGAAGAAGAGGGAGCGGTGCTGTTGATGGGCTTATCCTGTGGACTGGTTAATGCTTAG